The nucleotide sequence ATCCTGCTGGTGCAGGCCTGCCCCGCGTGGTGTCTATGCCTTGCGCCTGACGGCGGCCGGAGCCGGGATGGTGACCGGTACGGCGTTGCTCCTGGGGCTTTTGGCCCCCCAGGTGGTGCGGTCGGTCACCCTGCTGCGCGGCGCGGCGCTTTTCGGGGTGATGCTTGGGGTGGTCGTGGTGTTCACCCTCAAAGCCCCGCCGGCGCCTTTGCGGGGCGCCGATTCGCCCTGGGCCTGGGCCGTGGTGGTCGCCGTGGGCCTCGATTTGCTCGCCGCCGGATGGGGGCTGAACCCCACGCTGCCCATGAAAGAACTTACCGAGGGGCGGGCTGAGGTGGTGAAGGTGCGCCAGATAGTGGGCGCGGGACGGCTGTTCCTGCCGCCCGCGGAGGAGGAACGCCTCAAGTTCCGCTGTTATTTCCGCTTCGACACCTTTTGGCCGCCTCACGGCTGGTCAGACCTCACCGCTTCGTTGCTCCCCAACCTGACCTTGTGGGCAGAGGTGCCCTCGGCGAACAATTTCGATCCTCTGGTACCCGCCCGCTACGCCGCTTGGCTGGCGGCGTGGGAGGAGCAGCCGCCCCAGGTGCGGTCCCGCTGGCTGGCCCGCATGGGGGTGACGGTGCTCCAGCGGGTGGATTTCGCCGACGCTTGCATGGTTACCTTCCATCCTGTGCCCTCCGCCGAGCCCCTGGCCCGCTGGGTACCCCTGGCGTATGCGGTGCCTGATGGCCCTGCGGCGCTGGAGGCCATGACGCGGCGGGCGGCTCAGGGCGGCCCTGCCTGGCAACGGGCCATCGTAGTGGAAACGCCCGGAAGCCAGACGCTCTACCTTGCTCCGCTGGTGCCCTATGAGGCGAAGGCTGATCCCCCCACCGCAACGGGCCGGGTGGAGGTTCTTCGCCGTGCCCCCCTGGGTGCCGTTTACCGCCTCGAGACGTCGCAGGCCGGCTGGCTGTTTCTGGCCGAAACCTGGTACCCCGGCTGGCGGGCCTGGGTGGATGACCAGCCTGCTCCCCTGCTGCGGGCGGAGTACCTGTTCCGCGCCGTGCCGGTTCCACCAGGAGTGCACGAGGTGCGGGTGGCTTACCGGCCCTGGTGGTGGCCGGGGGTGGCCCTGCTTTCGGCCCTGGCCGCCCTGGCGTTGCTGGGAGCGGGGGGCGTGGGGCGTCTCCCGACGCGAATCCCGTGGAAACGAACCCCAGTATAATGGGAGCGATGTCCCTTCGGATAGGTCCCCCCTTTGGAGTCCCGCCATGCGATCTGTGGAAGCCGTTCACCAACTTGCCCGGCAAATCATCGCCAACATCGAAAAGATCATCATCGGCAAGCGTAAGGCCATCGAGCAGGCGGTGATCGCCCTGCTGTGTCAGGGCCATTTGCTCATCGAAGACATCCCCGGCGTGGGCAAGACCATGTTGGCCCGCAGTCTGGCCCGTTCCATTGGCGCTTCCTTTCGCCGCATCCAGTTCACCCCAGACATGCTACCCAGCGATGTGACGGGCGTTTCCGTGTTCAATCAAGCCACGGGGCGGTTTGAGTTTCGCCCTGGCCCCATCATGGCGCAGATTGTGCTGGCCGACGAAATCAACCGCGCCACGCCGAAGACCCAGGCGGCGATGCTTGAAGCCATGGAAGAACGCCAGATAACCGTGGACGGCGTCACTCATCCCCTGCCGCGGCCTTTTATGGTGCTGGCCACCCAAAACCCCATCGAATACGAGGGCACGTTTCCCCTGCCCGAGGCCCAACTAGACCGTTTTTTTCTGCGCCTTCGTCTGGGGTATCCGACCCAGCGGGACGAACTGCGCATTCTGGAGCGCCAGCAACGGCGTCATCCCATCG is from Anaerolineae bacterium and encodes:
- a CDS encoding MoxR family ATPase → MEAVHQLARQIIANIEKIIIGKRKAIEQAVIALLCQGHLLIEDIPGVGKTMLARSLARSIGASFRRIQFTPDMLPSDVTGVSVFNQATGRFEFRPGPIMAQIVLADEINRATPKTQAAMLEAMEERQITVDGVTHPLPRPFMVLATQNPIEYEGTFPLPEAQLDRFFLRLRLGYPTQRDELRILERQQRRHPIEDLSPVVALEDLLAAQEAVKEVHLAPALRLYIVEITRRTRSAPGVYLGASPRGSLALFRAVQARAALEGRKYGLPEDVQALAVPVLAHRLILSPQTRLEGRTPEEFIRDLLAQVPPPGGDPLSTS